A single Lolium perenne isolate Kyuss_39 chromosome 6, Kyuss_2.0, whole genome shotgun sequence DNA region contains:
- the LOC127308376 gene encoding auxin-responsive protein SAUR21-like yields MLMMGYFRAPKLGGRKSSSPERDGQSLRAALLLDGESTGTVPKGYFAVYVGAEARRFVVPMSLLCQPAFRALMERAAEEFGFGQAGGLRIPCCEEDFVATVAALLPDESRQRRRSAVGGRRSASVNW; encoded by the coding sequence ATGTTGATGATGGGATACTTCCGGGCACCAAAGCTGGGCGGGAGGAAGTCGTCGTCGCCGGAGAGGGACGGCCAGAGCCTGCGCGCGGCGCTGCTCCTCGACGGCGAATCGACCGGCACGGTGCCCAAAGGGTACTTCGCGGTGTACGTGGGCGCGGAGGCTCGGCGGTTCGTGGTGCCCATGAGCCTCCTCTGCCAGCCAGCCTTCCGGGCGCTCATGGAGCGTGCCGCCGAGGAGTTCGGGTTCGGCCAGGCCGGCGGGCTCCGCATCCCCTGCTGCGAGGAGGACTTCGTCGCCACCGTCGCGGCGCTCCTGCCCGATGAGTCGAGGCAGCGGCGCCGGAGCGCGGTCGGCGGGAGGAGAAGCGCGTCGGTGAACTGGTGA